A window of Rhizobium acidisoli contains these coding sequences:
- a CDS encoding DHA2 family efflux MFS transporter permease subunit encodes MSNASASPASPVANRGAITACVILAVIMQALDTTIANVALPYIQGSVSASADQINWVLTSYIVAAAIMTPPSGFLAAKFGRKRVLLVAIAGFVAASVLCGLAQSLNQIVAFRLLQGLFGASLVPLSQGILLDIYTVEERGSAMALFGVSVMVGPVLGPVIGGWLTDNISWRWVFYINVPIGALAFAGIVVFVTETKRDVLAKLDWFGFGMMSLFIASLQLFLDRGEQLDWFSSGEIMLEAIICAAAFYLLLVHTLTAEKSFVNPKLFLDQNFSISMIFIFVVGVTYLASLALMTPYLQTLMGYPVITAGIVMGPRGLGTMLCMFIVGRLIGKVDTRVLLVLGLGLTAWAMYDMTGWTPDVSQWTIISVGFIQGAGLGFLFVPLTTIAFATLPAHMRGDGTGLYNLSRNIGSAVGISIVSALIVENTQSNHESIAAYVTPFNHAFNAVAAQGLSPMTAAGRASLNELITLQSTIIAYMDDFKLLMLMSLAVIPLALLLRKPKAAPAIDHSAVIE; translated from the coding sequence ATGAGTAACGCTTCCGCTTCCCCGGCGAGCCCGGTAGCCAATCGCGGTGCGATCACGGCCTGCGTTATTCTCGCCGTCATCATGCAGGCGCTGGACACGACGATCGCCAACGTGGCGCTGCCCTATATCCAGGGCAGCGTGTCGGCCTCTGCCGACCAGATCAACTGGGTCCTGACCTCCTACATCGTCGCAGCGGCGATTATGACGCCGCCATCGGGCTTCCTTGCCGCCAAGTTCGGCCGCAAGCGCGTGCTGCTCGTTGCCATTGCCGGCTTCGTGGCTGCCTCCGTTCTCTGCGGCCTGGCGCAATCGCTGAACCAGATCGTCGCCTTCCGCCTGCTGCAGGGCCTGTTCGGCGCATCGCTGGTGCCGCTTTCCCAGGGCATCCTCCTCGATATTTATACTGTGGAGGAACGCGGCTCGGCCATGGCGCTTTTCGGCGTCTCGGTCATGGTCGGACCAGTGCTCGGGCCGGTCATCGGCGGCTGGCTGACCGACAATATCAGCTGGCGCTGGGTCTTCTACATCAACGTGCCGATCGGCGCGCTCGCCTTTGCCGGTATCGTCGTCTTCGTCACTGAGACCAAGAGGGATGTGCTCGCCAAGTTGGACTGGTTCGGTTTCGGGATGATGAGCCTGTTCATCGCCTCGCTGCAGCTCTTCCTCGACCGCGGCGAGCAGCTCGACTGGTTCTCCTCCGGCGAGATCATGCTCGAAGCGATCATCTGTGCGGCGGCCTTCTATCTGCTTCTAGTGCACACGCTGACGGCTGAGAAATCCTTCGTCAATCCGAAGCTGTTCCTCGACCAGAATTTTTCGATCAGCATGATCTTCATCTTCGTGGTCGGCGTCACCTATCTCGCCTCGCTGGCGCTGATGACCCCCTATCTGCAGACGTTGATGGGCTATCCCGTGATCACCGCCGGCATCGTCATGGGGCCGCGCGGGCTCGGCACCATGCTCTGCATGTTCATTGTCGGGCGGCTGATCGGCAAGGTCGATACGCGCGTGCTACTGGTGCTCGGTCTCGGCCTGACTGCCTGGGCGATGTACGACATGACCGGCTGGACGCCGGATGTTTCGCAATGGACGATCATCTCGGTCGGCTTCATCCAGGGCGCCGGCCTGGGCTTTCTCTTCGTGCCGCTGACGACGATCGCTTTCGCGACGCTGCCCGCCCATATGCGCGGCGACGGCACCGGCCTCTACAATCTGTCGCGCAACATCGGCTCGGCGGTCGGCATCTCGATCGTTTCGGCCCTGATCGTCGAGAATACCCAGAGCAATCATGAATCGATCGCGGCCTATGTGACGCCGTTCAATCATGCCTTCAACGCCGTGGCGGCGCAGGGGCTCAGTCCGATGACAGCCGCCGGACGCGCTTCGCTCAACGAGCTCATTACGCTGCAATCGACGATCATCGCCTATATGGACGATTTCAAGCTCCTGATGCTGATGTCGCTCGCGGTCATTCCGCTGGCGCTGCTGCTGCGTAAGCCGAAGGCGGCGCCTGCCATCGACCACAGTGCCGTCATCGAATAA
- a CDS encoding HlyD family secretion protein: protein MADQSPLRVVADANAKTPVEEDQAKQQETVAEAPPSNSAPAAAVAAPGGNKVRRRRSLTRPILFALLPVALVVGGYYYVNGGQVMSTDNAYLQADMVGLTTDVSGIVEKIDVHENEAVKAGQVLFSLRADSFKIALDGAKAQLGVQRNQIMNLKASYQQSLAEITQAQADLPYYQDQFDRQQNLVNNGSATQSAYDEAKHNLEAAQQKVTVAKAEAATTLAQLGGSADQPIEENPLYLQAKSNVDNAQRELDHSVVKAPFDGIVTNVNALQVGSYLQASQQAFSLVATNHLWIAASPKETELTYVKSGQTAEIYVDTYPGVMWKGKVESISPASGSSFSLLPAQNTTGNWVKVVQRIPMRVSIEDAEGKPPLRVGMSTVVDVETGHARGLPDFVNKLLGRPQDKGHE, encoded by the coding sequence ATGGCTGATCAATCCCCCCTCCGCGTCGTTGCCGACGCCAATGCCAAGACACCTGTCGAAGAAGACCAAGCCAAACAGCAGGAAACGGTAGCCGAAGCGCCTCCATCCAATTCAGCGCCGGCTGCCGCCGTGGCTGCGCCTGGCGGCAACAAGGTCCGCCGCCGGCGCAGTCTTACGCGGCCGATCCTGTTCGCCCTGCTGCCGGTGGCGCTCGTCGTCGGCGGCTATTATTACGTCAATGGCGGTCAGGTGATGTCGACCGACAATGCCTATCTCCAGGCCGATATGGTCGGGCTCACCACCGATGTCTCGGGCATTGTCGAAAAGATCGACGTGCATGAGAACGAAGCGGTCAAGGCAGGGCAGGTGCTCTTCAGCCTCAGGGCCGATTCCTTCAAGATCGCGCTCGATGGCGCCAAGGCGCAGCTCGGCGTGCAGCGCAACCAGATCATGAACCTGAAGGCCAGCTATCAGCAGTCGCTGGCCGAGATCACGCAGGCGCAAGCCGACCTGCCTTATTACCAGGATCAGTTCGACCGGCAGCAGAACCTCGTCAACAATGGCAGCGCGACGCAATCGGCCTATGATGAGGCCAAGCACAATCTCGAAGCGGCGCAGCAGAAGGTGACCGTCGCCAAGGCGGAAGCTGCAACCACGCTTGCCCAGCTCGGCGGCTCGGCCGACCAGCCGATCGAGGAGAACCCGCTCTACTTGCAGGCCAAGTCGAATGTCGACAACGCCCAGCGCGAACTCGACCACAGCGTCGTCAAGGCGCCGTTCGACGGCATCGTCACCAATGTCAACGCGTTGCAGGTCGGCTCCTACCTGCAGGCTTCGCAGCAGGCCTTCTCGCTTGTCGCCACCAATCACCTGTGGATCGCCGCTAGCCCGAAGGAAACCGAGCTTACCTATGTCAAATCAGGCCAGACGGCGGAAATCTATGTCGACACCTATCCCGGCGTGATGTGGAAGGGCAAGGTCGAGAGCATCAGCCCGGCCTCCGGCTCCAGCTTCTCGCTGCTGCCGGCGCAGAATACCACCGGCAACTGGGTGAAGGTCGTCCAGCGCATTCCGATGCGCGTCAGCATCGAAGATGCTGAGGGCAAGCCGCCGCTTCGTGTCGGTATGAGCACGGTGGTCGATGTCGAAACCGGCCACGCCCGCGGCCTGCCCGACTTCGTCAATAAACTTCTGGGCAGACCCCAGGACAAGGGTCATGAGTAA
- a CDS encoding MarR family winged helix-turn-helix transcriptional regulator → MSATPTLGFLLHDVARLLRKRFEQRAKCLGLTRSQWQTLAYLSNNEGIHQGGLAEILEVEPITLVRILDKLAERGLIERRQHPTDRRIWLLYMRDEAHPLLAEMRELGDTTRAEALQSITAEQREQLFHILSVMKTNLVQACRSPVDENETNDG, encoded by the coding sequence ATGAGCGCTACTCCGACCCTCGGCTTCCTTCTCCACGACGTCGCACGGCTGCTGCGCAAGCGGTTCGAGCAACGAGCGAAATGCCTTGGGCTGACCCGGTCGCAGTGGCAGACGCTGGCCTATCTCTCGAACAATGAGGGCATCCATCAAGGCGGCCTTGCCGAAATCCTCGAGGTCGAGCCGATCACACTGGTGCGCATCCTCGACAAGCTCGCCGAACGGGGGCTGATCGAGCGCCGCCAGCACCCGACCGATCGGCGGATATGGCTGCTTTACATGCGCGACGAGGCGCACCCGCTGCTCGCCGAAATGCGCGAGCTTGGTGACACCACCCGTGCGGAAGCGTTGCAAAGCATTACGGCCGAGCAGCGCGAGCAGCTTTTCCACATCCTATCCGTAATGAAGACGAACCTGGTTCAGGCATGCCGGAGCCCGGTCGACGAGAATGAGACGAACGATGGCTGA
- a CDS encoding cation:proton antiporter, with protein MAFFESMLTLLLVAIVFLQFSRKFRIPYPTMLAIAGIIVAAVPWAPEVAIDPQLALALLIAPVLFDAAYDLPPRTLRRNWLPLFSLAAIAVVLTTAAVATVGVTMAGLPLAAAVALGAIVAPPDAAAATAMLDRFDLPRQTYVILKGESLLNDAVALLIFSAAVAAAASPAFFTGALAELALAVPGGLILGYLLGRLYMVVGLKLAGTLGGTLLEFVATFGTWIIAERLHLSAILAIVVYAMVIARYMPERQTARHRIHSYSVWEAAVFLLNVLAFLLMGLQVRQIVLDLDPGRLNYAITLAAAVFVTVIGVRLAWVLLYNRVITFLAERGYTRQAVPTFATSLLAGWCGMRGLVTLATALALPIDFPDRDIILLSALAVVLGTLIVQGLTLGPLIRVLKFEPDTSLDRNLTRARVALIDAALAELADGEDKSTRILRDVYTSEREITADGKHPREVSSLDKQRRSVIAAKRRKLAAMRRADEIDDDVFHMLEQELDWAELAVLPPGRDEIVES; from the coding sequence ATGGCGTTTTTCGAAAGCATGCTGACGCTGTTGCTGGTGGCGATCGTCTTCCTGCAATTCTCCAGGAAATTCCGCATTCCTTATCCGACCATGCTGGCGATCGCCGGCATCATCGTCGCCGCCGTGCCCTGGGCGCCCGAGGTCGCGATCGATCCTCAGCTGGCACTGGCACTGCTGATTGCGCCGGTGCTTTTCGACGCCGCCTATGATCTGCCGCCGCGGACGCTGCGACGCAACTGGCTGCCGCTCTTCTCGCTCGCCGCCATCGCCGTGGTCCTGACAACCGCAGCCGTTGCCACCGTCGGCGTGACGATGGCCGGCCTGCCGCTCGCCGCAGCCGTCGCACTCGGCGCCATTGTCGCGCCGCCGGATGCTGCGGCAGCGACCGCCATGCTCGACCGCTTCGACCTGCCGCGCCAGACCTATGTGATCCTGAAAGGCGAAAGCCTTCTCAACGATGCCGTGGCGCTACTGATCTTCAGCGCCGCGGTGGCGGCCGCCGCAAGCCCCGCCTTCTTTACCGGCGCCCTGGCGGAGCTGGCGCTGGCGGTGCCGGGCGGCCTCATCCTCGGCTATCTCCTCGGCCGTCTCTACATGGTGGTCGGGTTGAAGCTCGCCGGCACGCTCGGCGGCACCCTGCTCGAATTCGTCGCCACCTTCGGCACCTGGATCATCGCCGAGCGGCTGCACCTTTCGGCGATCCTCGCCATCGTCGTCTATGCGATGGTGATCGCCCGCTACATGCCCGAGCGGCAGACGGCCCGCCACCGCATTCATTCCTATTCGGTCTGGGAAGCCGCGGTCTTCCTGCTCAACGTGCTCGCCTTCCTGCTGATGGGCCTGCAAGTCCGCCAGATCGTCCTCGACCTCGATCCCGGCCGGCTGAATTACGCAATCACCCTGGCCGCCGCGGTCTTCGTCACTGTCATCGGCGTGCGCCTGGCCTGGGTGCTCCTCTATAACCGCGTGATCACCTTCCTCGCCGAGCGCGGCTACACCAGACAGGCCGTTCCCACCTTCGCGACCAGCCTGCTTGCCGGCTGGTGCGGCATGCGCGGCCTCGTGACGCTGGCGACCGCGCTGGCGCTGCCGATCGACTTCCCCGATCGCGACATCATTCTCCTGAGTGCGCTGGCCGTCGTTCTCGGCACTCTCATCGTCCAGGGCCTGACGCTCGGGCCGCTGATCCGCGTCCTGAAATTCGAGCCGGACACCTCGCTCGACCGCAACCTCACCAGAGCCCGGGTCGCGTTGATCGATGCGGCGCTGGCCGAACTTGCCGACGGCGAGGATAAATCCACCCGCATCCTGCGCGACGTCTACACCTCCGAGCGCGAGATCACCGCCGACGGGAAACATCCACGCGAAGTCAGCAGCCTTGATAAGCAGCGCCGCAGCGTCATTGCCGCCAAACGCCGCAAACTGGCAGCGATGCGCCGCGCCGACGAGATCGACGACGATGTCTTCCATATGCTGGAACAGGAGCTCGACTGGGCCGAACTCGCCGTCTTGCCGCCCGGCCGCGACGAGATCGTCGAGAGCTGA
- a CDS encoding efflux RND transporter periplasmic adaptor subunit, with amino-acid sequence MTYVLRRILMLGCITTFMPLAALAQGAPSAPPPVTVAKPVVRDVVDSDEFIGRFEPVDEVSVRSRVGGYLQEIHFQDGALVKQGDLLFVIDQRPFVTALSQAKATLEASQSALVFADAQFKRAQSLTASGSQAAQTLDDRRREFDSAEANVRGAQAAADRASLDMEYTEIKAPLSGRIDRRLISAGNLVQTDQTVLTTIVSLDPIDFYFDVDERRLLNFADTARKMGKELQQGGGGLDVSVTISDPSAKPFKGKLDFAENRVDNQSGTIRLRARFPNPDLVLQPGLFGRIQVEASNTYQAILVPDEAIGSDQNERVVYVVDAQGKVSTKPVRPGPRLYGYRVIREGLDGTETIIVNGLMRARPGSTITPQMTELPRERQDTPPEAANAESGQ; translated from the coding sequence ATGACTTACGTGCTTCGACGGATATTGATGCTCGGTTGCATCACCACGTTCATGCCCCTGGCCGCCCTGGCGCAGGGCGCACCGTCTGCCCCTCCTCCCGTCACCGTCGCCAAGCCGGTCGTTCGCGATGTCGTCGACAGCGACGAGTTCATCGGCCGCTTCGAGCCGGTCGACGAAGTCTCGGTTCGCTCGCGCGTCGGTGGGTACCTGCAGGAAATCCATTTCCAGGACGGCGCATTGGTCAAGCAGGGTGACCTGCTGTTCGTCATCGACCAGAGGCCGTTCGTAACCGCGCTCAGCCAGGCAAAGGCGACGCTCGAAGCGTCGCAATCCGCTCTGGTCTTTGCCGATGCGCAGTTCAAACGCGCACAATCGCTCACCGCGAGCGGCAGCCAGGCGGCGCAGACGCTGGACGATCGCCGCCGCGAGTTCGATTCGGCCGAGGCCAATGTCCGCGGCGCGCAGGCAGCCGCCGATCGCGCTTCTCTCGACATGGAATATACCGAGATCAAAGCGCCGCTCAGCGGCCGCATCGACCGCCGGCTGATCTCGGCCGGCAATCTGGTGCAGACCGACCAGACCGTGCTGACCACCATCGTCTCGCTCGACCCGATCGATTTCTATTTCGACGTCGATGAGCGCCGCCTGCTGAATTTCGCCGACACGGCGCGCAAAATGGGTAAGGAACTTCAGCAGGGCGGCGGCGGATTGGATGTATCCGTCACCATCTCGGATCCTTCTGCCAAGCCATTCAAGGGGAAACTCGACTTCGCCGAGAACCGGGTCGACAATCAGAGCGGCACCATTCGTCTGCGCGCCCGCTTCCCCAACCCCGATCTCGTCCTTCAGCCCGGCCTCTTCGGCCGCATTCAGGTCGAAGCCTCCAACACCTACCAGGCTATTCTCGTCCCGGACGAGGCAATCGGCTCGGACCAGAATGAACGCGTCGTCTATGTGGTTGACGCGCAAGGAAAAGTTTCGACCAAGCCCGTGAGGCCCGGCCCGCGGCTCTATGGCTATCGTGTGATCCGCGAGGGCCTCGACGGCACCGAGACGATCATCGTCAACGGCCTGATGCGCGCCCGCCCGGGATCGACGATCACGCCGCAGATGACCGAACTGCCGCGGGAACGCCAGGACACCCCGCCCGAGGCCGCCAATGCGGAGAGCGGACAATGA
- a CDS encoding efflux RND transporter permease subunit — MRFAHFFVDRPIFAAVISILFLVVGGIAYTQLPVSQYPEIAPPTIVVRTSYPGADPQTIADTVSTPLEQQINGVEDMLYMSSYSSADGAMSLTITFKLGTDLDKVQVLVQNRVSIALPRLPEEVQRLGVTTDKSSPDLMMVVHLLSPSHRYDQLYVSNYARNRIRDVLVRLDGVGDVQIFGERQYSMRIWLDPEKLSAYGMTSDDVVSALRDQNVQVSGGKIGAPPVTGKNAFEYTVRTDGRFSDVREFRYVIVKSTGAGRLVQLQDVARIELGAQDYVTNSYLNNDPAVALGIFARPGTNALDTAHQVQTLMKDISQNFPEGLEYRIVYDTTEFISDSISEVYRTIAEAAILVAIVVLVFLQSWRTAIIPIVAIPVSLIGTFAILLAFGFSLNMLTLFGLVLAIGIVVDDAIVVVENVERNLARGMTPKQASHVTMDEVGTAVVAISLVLIAVFVPTAFIPGISGQFYRQFAVTISVTTAISALNSLTLSPALAGILLKTHDHETRRANIATRFGRGLADGFNRGFDRMSSGYSWIVRHLVRSWVGLTAAMIAFVCLLGATWYMGTRVPAGFIPTMDQGYAIVVIQLPDGASLARTDAVVKQVGDIARTVPGVGNAVQFAGFSGATFTNASNAGVVFVPFKSFAEREEGGETANKIIGELYGKLQSIQEAFIIAIPPPSVRGVGNSGGFKMQISDLENADMTRVLGLARQMMGAAATTEGLTGVFTTFSDASPQYFLAIDRDKARFLNVPIPNIFNALSINLGVAYVNDFNAFGRVYQVRAQADRQYRMDREDILALKVRSATGALVPLGTLMDIQDASGPALVQRYNMYVSVPLQGNPTPGTSTGDAIAKMEALAAKILPQGTTFEWTELAYQETHTGNTAVYIFALSVVFVFLALAAQYESWVLPLAIILIVPLAVLAALIGVSLRGMDNNVLTQIGLIVLIGLAAKNAILIVEFARQAEDEGKSPVEAAIEASHLRLRPILMTAFAFIFGVLPLAIATGPGAEMRQSLGTAVFSGMLGVTIFGLFLTPVFYVVLRGWRRKQPAEKTVEAVPLESETV; from the coding sequence ATGAGATTCGCGCACTTCTTCGTCGACCGGCCGATCTTTGCGGCCGTCATCTCGATTCTCTTTCTCGTCGTCGGCGGCATCGCCTATACACAGTTGCCGGTCTCCCAATATCCGGAGATCGCGCCGCCGACCATCGTCGTGCGCACCTCCTATCCGGGCGCCGATCCGCAGACGATCGCCGATACCGTTTCGACCCCGCTCGAACAGCAGATCAACGGCGTCGAAGACATGCTTTACATGTCGTCCTATTCCAGCGCCGACGGCGCCATGTCGCTGACCATCACCTTCAAGCTCGGCACCGATCTCGACAAGGTGCAGGTGCTTGTCCAGAACCGTGTTTCGATCGCGCTGCCCCGCCTTCCGGAAGAGGTCCAGCGGCTCGGCGTGACCACCGACAAGAGTTCGCCCGACCTGATGATGGTGGTGCATCTTCTGTCGCCGTCGCACCGCTACGACCAGCTTTACGTCTCGAACTACGCCCGCAACCGCATCCGCGACGTTCTCGTCCGTCTTGACGGCGTCGGCGATGTGCAGATCTTCGGCGAGCGCCAGTATTCGATGCGCATCTGGCTCGATCCGGAAAAGCTCTCGGCCTACGGCATGACCTCGGACGACGTCGTCTCCGCCTTGAGAGACCAGAACGTCCAGGTCTCCGGCGGCAAGATCGGCGCGCCGCCCGTCACCGGCAAGAACGCCTTCGAATATACGGTGCGAACGGACGGACGCTTCTCCGATGTGCGCGAGTTCCGCTACGTCATCGTCAAATCGACGGGCGCCGGCCGGCTCGTGCAGTTACAGGATGTCGCCCGTATCGAACTCGGCGCCCAGGACTACGTCACCAACAGCTACCTCAACAATGACCCGGCGGTCGCCCTTGGCATTTTCGCCCGGCCGGGAACCAATGCCCTCGATACGGCCCATCAGGTCCAGACATTGATGAAGGATATCTCCCAGAATTTCCCCGAGGGCCTGGAATATCGCATCGTCTACGACACGACCGAATTCATCTCGGATTCGATCAGCGAGGTCTATAGAACCATCGCCGAGGCCGCCATCCTGGTGGCGATCGTCGTTCTCGTCTTTCTGCAATCCTGGCGAACCGCGATCATACCGATCGTCGCCATTCCGGTCTCGCTGATCGGCACCTTCGCCATCCTGCTGGCGTTCGGCTTCTCGCTCAACATGCTCACTCTGTTCGGCTTGGTGCTGGCGATCGGTATCGTCGTCGACGATGCGATCGTGGTGGTGGAAAACGTCGAGCGCAATCTGGCCCGCGGCATGACGCCGAAGCAAGCTTCCCATGTGACGATGGACGAAGTCGGAACCGCAGTCGTCGCCATCTCGCTGGTGCTGATCGCCGTGTTCGTGCCGACAGCCTTCATCCCCGGCATATCGGGCCAGTTCTACAGGCAGTTCGCCGTGACGATCTCGGTCACCACCGCGATATCGGCTTTGAATTCGCTGACACTGTCGCCCGCCCTCGCCGGCATATTGCTGAAAACCCACGACCACGAAACCAGGCGCGCGAATATCGCCACACGGTTTGGAAGAGGTCTCGCGGACGGTTTCAATCGCGGCTTCGACAGGATGAGCTCCGGCTATTCATGGATCGTCCGGCATCTGGTCCGCAGCTGGGTCGGATTGACGGCCGCGATGATCGCCTTCGTCTGCCTGCTCGGAGCAACCTGGTACATGGGCACGCGCGTTCCCGCGGGCTTCATCCCGACCATGGATCAGGGTTACGCGATCGTCGTCATACAGCTTCCCGACGGCGCCTCGCTGGCGCGTACCGACGCCGTCGTCAAACAGGTGGGCGATATCGCCCGGACCGTGCCGGGTGTCGGCAACGCCGTGCAATTTGCCGGCTTCAGCGGGGCGACGTTCACCAATGCCTCGAATGCGGGCGTCGTCTTCGTGCCGTTCAAATCCTTTGCCGAACGTGAGGAAGGCGGAGAGACCGCCAACAAGATCATCGGCGAGCTTTACGGCAAGTTGCAAAGCATCCAGGAAGCCTTCATCATCGCCATCCCGCCGCCATCCGTGCGTGGCGTCGGCAATTCCGGCGGCTTCAAGATGCAGATTTCCGATCTTGAAAACGCCGACATGACGCGCGTGCTCGGCCTCGCCCGCCAGATGATGGGTGCGGCGGCCACTACCGAGGGGCTGACCGGCGTCTTTACGACATTCTCCGATGCAAGCCCGCAATACTTCCTGGCGATCGACCGTGACAAGGCACGCTTCCTGAATGTGCCGATCCCCAACATCTTCAACGCGCTGTCCATCAATCTGGGCGTCGCCTACGTCAATGATTTCAATGCGTTCGGCCGCGTCTACCAGGTTCGCGCGCAGGCCGACCGGCAATATCGCATGGACAGGGAAGACATCCTCGCCCTGAAGGTTCGATCGGCGACCGGCGCGCTGGTTCCCCTTGGAACGTTGATGGATATCCAGGATGCCAGCGGCCCGGCACTTGTCCAACGCTACAATATGTACGTCTCGGTGCCGCTTCAGGGCAATCCGACACCGGGCACGTCGACGGGCGATGCTATAGCGAAAATGGAAGCGCTGGCAGCGAAGATCCTGCCGCAAGGGACAACCTTCGAATGGACGGAACTCGCCTATCAGGAAACCCATACCGGCAACACCGCCGTCTACATCTTCGCCCTCTCAGTCGTCTTCGTCTTCCTGGCGCTGGCGGCACAATATGAAAGCTGGGTTCTGCCGCTCGCGATCATCCTCATCGTGCCGCTTGCGGTGCTCGCGGCACTGATCGGGGTCTCGCTGAGGGGAATGGACAATAACGTCCTGACGCAGATCGGCCTGATCGTGCTGATCGGTCTTGCGGCCAAGAACGCCATTCTGATCGTCGAGTTTGCCAGGCAGGCGGAAGACGAGGGCAAGTCGCCGGTGGAAGCGGCCATCGAGGCCAGCCATCTTCGCCTGCGCCCGATCCTGATGACGGCATTCGCCTTCATCTTCGGCGTTCTGCCGCTTGCCATCGCCACCGGCCCCGGCGCCGAAATGCGTCAGTCGCTCGGCACCGCCGTCTTCTCGGGCATGCTTGGCGTGACGATCTTCGGCCTGTTCCTGACGCCGGTCTTCTACGTCGTGCTGCGCGGCTGGCGCCGCAAGCAGCCGGCGGAAAAGACGGTGGAAGCCGTCCCGCTTGAAAGCGAAACGGTCTGA
- a CDS encoding metallophosphoesterase family protein, with product MSDTLARNGEVSKMARQSRPRLTLDIAAIPTYAIGDIHGRFDLLAKAEAAILRDAARLPGRKLIVTLGDYIDRGPASAQVITHLMAPPPDDFDRICLAGNHEIAMLDYIDGWISYDEWMRMGSAESLKSYGLDPEHLPLVFPSGAKLDSFLRQSLPRTHIDFMRAMPVMLETPNVIFVHAGINPKLPLDEQTDEDLVMIRQRFLESRVPLPKLVVHGHTPNDEPDIRPRRLNLDTRAYRSGKLTVARLWQGQVHLFST from the coding sequence ATGAGCGATACTCTTGCTCGCAACGGCGAGGTTTCGAAAATGGCACGCCAGTCGAGACCACGTCTGACGCTGGATATTGCCGCGATCCCAACCTATGCGATCGGCGACATTCATGGGCGGTTCGATCTGCTTGCGAAAGCCGAGGCGGCGATCCTGCGCGATGCCGCGCGGCTGCCGGGGCGTAAACTGATTGTGACGCTTGGCGACTATATCGACCGTGGACCGGCATCGGCTCAGGTCATCACCCATCTCATGGCGCCGCCGCCGGACGATTTCGACCGTATCTGCCTTGCCGGCAATCATGAAATCGCCATGCTCGACTATATCGACGGCTGGATTTCCTATGACGAGTGGATGCGGATGGGTTCGGCGGAGTCGCTGAAATCCTATGGCCTCGATCCGGAGCATCTGCCGCTGGTCTTTCCTTCAGGCGCAAAGCTCGATTCGTTCCTGCGCCAGTCGCTGCCGCGCACGCATATCGATTTCATGCGGGCGATGCCTGTGATGCTGGAGACTCCAAACGTGATTTTCGTGCATGCCGGCATCAATCCGAAGCTGCCGCTCGACGAGCAGACGGACGAGGATCTGGTCATGATCCGTCAGCGGTTTCTCGAAAGCCGGGTGCCGTTGCCGAAGCTCGTCGTTCACGGTCACACGCCGAACGACGAGCCCGACATACGGCCGAGACGGCTCAATCTCGATACGCGCGCCTATCGCAGCGGCAAGCTGACCGTCGCCCGCCTGTGGCAGGGTCAGGTGCATCTGTTTTCCACCTGA